From a single Pseudobutyrivibrio xylanivorans genomic region:
- the ileS gene encoding isoleucine--tRNA ligase encodes MYNKVDASLNFVEREKQVLKFWEENDIFQKSMDSRKEGETYTFYDGPPTANGKPHIGHVETRAIKDMIPRYQTMKGKFVPRKAGWDTHGLPVELEVEKLLGLNGKEQIEEYGMEPFIKQCKESVWKYKGMWEDFSGTVGFWADMDNPYITYDDNFIESEWWALKTIWDKKLLYKGFKIVPYCPRCGTPLSAQEVAQGYKTVKERSAIARFKIKGEDAYFLAWTTTPWTLPSNLALCVNPVETYIRVKAADGYTYILAEALADKVLGKLASEEGQKAYEVLETYKGTDLEYKEYEPLFECAGIAAEKQHKKAHFVVCDDYVTMSDGTGIVHIAPAFGEDDAKVGRKYDLPFVQFVDGKGELTEETPYAGQFVKDADPNVLKDLDAKGQLFEAPKFEHEYPHCWRCDTPLIYYARESWFIKMTEVKDDLIKNNNTVNWIPDSIGKGRFGDWLENVQDWGISRNRYWGTPLNIWECPDCGKQISIGSRKELAELSGRADAETIELHRPYIDEVTCTCPECKGTMKRVPEVIDCWFDSGAMPFAQHHYPFENKEVFEQQFPAKFISEAVDQTRGWFYSLMAESTLLFNKAPYENVIVLGHVQDENGQKMSKSKGNAVDPFDALEKMGADAIRWYFYTSSAPWIPKRFGENAVMEGQRKFLGTLWNTYAFYILYANIDEFDPTKYELDFSKLAVMDKWILSRLNSAIKAVDENLGAYKIPEAARALDEFVDDMSNWYVRRCRDRFWAKGMEQDKINAYMTLFTCLKDISLAAAPMIPFMTEEIYQNMVRSVDKTAPESIHLCDFPVVNEQFIDKKLEEDMDELLKIVVHGRACRNTANIKNRQPIGQMYIKAEHELDEMYVSIIEDELNVKKATFTDDVSAFTSYSFKPQLRTVGPKYGKFLGGIQKALSSLDGNAAYAELKANGVLRLPEVDASIELAEEDLLISMAQTEGFVADGDNYVTVVLDTNLTEELLEEGFVREIVSKIQTMRKEADFEVMDRISVAYSAGEKAAAVFEKNKATIAGEVLADEIVVGESGEHTKEWNINGEKVVLSVTRK; translated from the coding sequence ATGTACAACAAAGTAGACGCAAGCTTAAATTTTGTTGAGCGCGAAAAGCAGGTGCTCAAGTTCTGGGAGGAGAACGATATCTTCCAGAAGTCAATGGATTCAAGAAAAGAGGGGGAAACATACACATTCTATGATGGCCCTCCAACAGCAAACGGCAAGCCTCACATTGGTCATGTTGAGACTCGTGCCATTAAGGACATGATTCCTAGATACCAGACAATGAAGGGCAAGTTCGTTCCTCGTAAGGCTGGTTGGGATACACATGGTCTTCCAGTAGAGCTCGAGGTTGAGAAGCTTCTTGGTCTTAATGGAAAAGAGCAGATTGAAGAATACGGAATGGAGCCTTTCATCAAGCAGTGTAAGGAATCCGTATGGAAATACAAGGGTATGTGGGAGGATTTCTCTGGCACAGTTGGTTTCTGGGCAGATATGGACAATCCTTACATCACATACGATGACAATTTCATCGAGTCTGAGTGGTGGGCACTCAAGACAATTTGGGACAAGAAACTCCTTTACAAGGGATTCAAGATTGTTCCTTATTGCCCTCGTTGCGGTACTCCACTTTCAGCGCAGGAGGTTGCTCAGGGCTACAAGACTGTTAAGGAGCGCTCAGCAATCGCACGTTTCAAGATTAAGGGAGAGGATGCTTACTTCCTCGCTTGGACAACAACACCATGGACACTTCCATCAAACCTTGCACTTTGCGTAAATCCAGTAGAGACTTACATCAGAGTAAAGGCAGCTGATGGCTATACATACATTCTTGCAGAGGCACTTGCTGACAAGGTTCTTGGCAAGCTCGCTTCAGAGGAAGGACAGAAGGCATACGAAGTTCTTGAGACTTACAAGGGTACAGACCTTGAGTACAAGGAATACGAGCCACTTTTCGAGTGCGCAGGTATTGCAGCAGAAAAGCAGCACAAGAAGGCACACTTCGTAGTATGCGACGATTACGTTACTATGTCAGATGGTACTGGTATCGTTCATATCGCTCCTGCATTTGGTGAGGACGATGCAAAGGTTGGACGTAAGTATGACCTTCCATTCGTTCAGTTCGTAGATGGCAAGGGTGAGCTTACAGAGGAGACACCTTACGCAGGTCAGTTCGTTAAGGATGCAGATCCAAACGTACTTAAGGACCTTGATGCAAAGGGACAGCTCTTCGAAGCACCTAAGTTCGAGCACGAGTATCCACACTGCTGGAGATGCGACACTCCACTTATCTACTACGCTAGAGAATCATGGTTCATCAAGATGACAGAGGTTAAGGATGACCTGATTAAGAATAATAACACTGTAAACTGGATTCCAGATTCAATTGGTAAGGGACGTTTCGGTGACTGGCTTGAGAACGTTCAGGACTGGGGTATCTCACGTAACCGTTACTGGGGAACTCCACTTAACATCTGGGAGTGTCCAGACTGTGGCAAGCAGATTTCAATCGGTAGCCGCAAGGAGTTAGCAGAGCTTTCAGGCCGCGCTGACGCTGAGACAATCGAGCTTCACCGTCCATACATCGATGAGGTTACATGCACATGTCCTGAGTGTAAGGGCACAATGAAGCGTGTTCCTGAGGTTATCGACTGCTGGTTCGATTCAGGTGCTATGCCATTCGCTCAGCATCACTATCCATTCGAGAACAAGGAAGTATTTGAGCAGCAGTTCCCTGCTAAGTTCATTTCAGAGGCTGTTGACCAGACTCGTGGTTGGTTCTACTCACTTATGGCAGAGTCAACACTTCTCTTCAACAAGGCTCCATACGAGAACGTAATCGTACTTGGTCACGTTCAGGATGAGAATGGTCAGAAGATGTCTAAGTCTAAGGGCAATGCTGTTGATCCATTCGACGCACTTGAGAAGATGGGTGCAGATGCTATCAGATGGTACTTCTACACATCTTCAGCACCATGGATTCCAAAGAGATTTGGTGAGAATGCAGTTATGGAAGGCCAGAGAAAGTTCCTTGGAACACTTTGGAATACATACGCTTTCTATATCTTATATGCAAATATTGATGAGTTTGATCCTACAAAGTACGAGCTTGATTTCAGCAAGCTTGCAGTTATGGACAAGTGGATTCTTTCCCGTCTTAATTCAGCAATCAAGGCTGTTGATGAGAACCTTGGCGCTTACAAGATTCCTGAGGCAGCACGTGCTCTTGATGAGTTCGTAGATGATATGTCAAACTGGTACGTTCGTCGTTGCCGTGACAGATTCTGGGCAAAGGGAATGGAGCAGGATAAGATTAATGCTTACATGACTCTTTTCACATGCCTTAAGGATATCTCACTTGCAGCAGCACCAATGATTCCTTTCATGACAGAGGAAATCTACCAGAACATGGTTCGCTCAGTAGATAAGACAGCTCCAGAGTCTATCCACCTTTGCGACTTCCCAGTAGTAAATGAGCAGTTCATCGACAAGAAGCTTGAGGAAGACATGGATGAGCTTCTCAAGATTGTTGTTCACGGACGTGCTTGCCGTAACACAGCAAACATCAAGAACCGTCAGCCAATCGGCCAGATGTATATCAAGGCTGAGCACGAGCTTGATGAGATGTATGTATCAATCATCGAGGACGAGCTTAATGTTAAGAAGGCTACATTCACAGATGATGTTTCAGCATTCACATCATATAGCTTCAAGCCACAGCTTCGTACAGTAGGACCTAAGTATGGTAAGTTCCTTGGCGGCATCCAGAAGGCGCTTTCTAGCCTTGATGGAAATGCAGCTTATGCAGAACTTAAGGCAAATGGGGTATTAAGATTGCCAGAGGTTGATGCATCTATCGAGCTTGCAGAGGAAGATTTACTTATTTCTATGGCTCAGACAGAGGGCTTCGTAGCAGATGGAGACAACTACGTAACAGTAGTTCTCGATACAAATCTTACAGAGGAACTTCTTGAGGAAGGCTTCGTACGTGAAATCGTATCTAAGATTCAGACAATGCGTAAGGAAGCTGACTTCGAGGTTATGGACCGCATCAGCGTAGCGTACTCAGCTGGCGAAAAGGCAGCTGCAGTCTTCGAGAAGAACAAAGCTACAATCGCTGGTGAAGTTCTTGCTGATGAGATTGTCGTAGGAGAATCTGGAGAGCATACAAAAGAATGGAATATCAACGGAGAGAAAGTCGTATTATCTGTAACTAGAAAATAA
- a CDS encoding sugar ABC transporter substrate-binding protein, giving the protein MNLGKRRMKIKSSSALVIAAGCAVAFMFLTTCLTIYFYRQRMNEAYSLLQEAKYSQYDSYVVMISSDDDSDFWQRVYSAAFEYGKKNGVYVDLLSDNVDEKYSKSQLLEMAIESGCDAILLEGDDSPETAELLNTADAAGIPVITLENDVLGSSRVSFVGVNNYTIAKLYTQSLMDNIVKQKHVMVLGDSTINETAANNFVNNMQEALATEDLVNAPLEFDIKIIESDDAFATEEYIQNIFIKNELAPIVICLDATSTECFYQSMIDYNKVGQVLLFGNYESQTIYTGIKQGVIKSTVTLDATSMGETAVGAYIEYRDSGYVSDYINVEPKIIDSTNIGDYMKKESSDE; this is encoded by the coding sequence ATGAATTTGGGAAAGCGTAGAATGAAGATAAAAAGCAGCAGTGCACTCGTCATAGCGGCAGGGTGTGCTGTTGCTTTTATGTTTTTAACCACCTGCCTTACCATATATTTTTATAGACAGCGAATGAATGAGGCCTATAGCCTTTTGCAGGAAGCAAAGTACTCACAGTACGATTCTTATGTTGTGATGATTTCTTCAGATGATGATTCGGATTTTTGGCAGAGAGTCTATAGTGCGGCCTTCGAATATGGAAAGAAAAACGGCGTTTATGTTGATTTGCTTTCTGATAATGTGGATGAGAAATATTCAAAGTCTCAGCTTCTTGAAATGGCAATTGAATCAGGTTGTGACGCAATCCTCCTTGAGGGAGATGATAGCCCTGAGACAGCGGAGCTTCTGAATACAGCAGATGCTGCAGGCATTCCTGTTATCACTCTTGAAAATGATGTTTTAGGAAGCAGCCGTGTCAGCTTTGTTGGGGTAAATAATTACACTATAGCCAAGCTTTACACCCAGTCGCTTATGGATAATATTGTGAAGCAGAAGCATGTGATGGTTCTTGGAGACAGCACTATCAATGAGACAGCTGCCAACAATTTCGTGAACAATATGCAGGAGGCACTTGCCACTGAGGATTTGGTGAATGCTCCGTTGGAGTTTGATATCAAAATCATCGAGAGCGATGATGCCTTTGCGACAGAGGAATACATCCAGAATATTTTCATTAAAAATGAACTGGCACCAATCGTCATTTGCCTTGATGCCACTTCTACTGAATGCTTCTATCAGTCCATGATTGACTACAACAAGGTTGGTCAGGTTCTTCTATTTGGAAACTATGAATCTCAGACAATTTACACAGGAATAAAGCAGGGAGTCATCAAAAGTACAGTAACCCTTGATGCTACAAGTATGGGAGAGACAGCAGTTGGGGCGTATATTGAGTACCGTGATTCAGGCTATGTTTCTGATTACATCAATGTGGAGCCAAAGATTATTGATTCCACAAATATTGGTGATTATATGAAGAAGGAGAGCAGTGATGAGTAA
- a CDS encoding glycogen/starch/alpha-glucan phosphorylase — MKRQMPSTKELEREIKDRVKSMFRKDFEDATEEEIYRACAEVVNDVVIDNWLTTQKEFVKQDPKCVYYMSMEFLIGRLLGNNMINMRGYTEVMDALSNLNVDINVIEDQEPDPALGNGGLGRLAACFLDSLATLQYPAYGCGIRYHYGMFKQKINDGYQEEVPDDWLQTRYPFELERSEYEFEVKFGGWVRYENGDDGTTRYIHEGYNSVIATPYDMPITGFDNGMVNTLMIWDAKPKEVFRLASFERGDYNKAVEDMNLARNLTEVLYPNDNHVQGKELRLKQQYFFVSASLQRAIAKYLRYHNDIKKLPEKVVFQMNDTHPTLTVAELMRLLMDEHGLGWDEAWEVTTHCVAYTNHTIMAEALEKWPEEIFKGLLPRVFMIVEEINRRFCEEIRAKFPGDEERVHRMAILADGQVKMAHMAICASYSVNGVAALHTEILKNVSLHDFYEMYPEKFNNKTNGITQRRFLMHGNYMLSDWVISKIGRGWITDLSQMQKLERYIDDDKSLKEFMAIKYENKKRLAKYIWEHNHINVDPSSIFDVQVKRLHEYKRQLLNILHVMYLYNQIKEHPEMEFIPTTFIFGAKASAGYENAKLIIKLINNVGSVINNDKSIDNKLKVVFIEDYRVSNAEWIFAAADVSEQISTASKEASGTGNMKFMLNGAITIGTMDGANVEMYQELGGKDIFIFGMSSDEVIAHEKNRDYNPVDEMNNNHHIQKVLSQLVNGYYSIENPELFRPIYNSLLNTQCTDRADTYFVLKDFASYCEAHEKIQEAYKDERKWAQMALSNVAHVGKFSSDRTIQEYVDDIWHLDKLEL, encoded by the coding sequence ATGAAGAGACAGATGCCAAGTACTAAGGAGCTTGAGCGAGAAATAAAGGACCGCGTCAAGTCCATGTTCCGCAAAGACTTTGAGGACGCCACAGAAGAGGAAATCTACCGAGCCTGTGCCGAAGTCGTAAATGATGTGGTAATCGACAACTGGCTTACCACTCAAAAGGAATTTGTAAAGCAGGATCCAAAGTGCGTTTACTATATGTCCATGGAGTTTTTGATTGGTCGACTTCTTGGAAATAACATGATAAACATGCGTGGCTACACCGAGGTAATGGATGCTCTTTCTAATCTGAATGTTGATATTAATGTCATCGAGGATCAGGAGCCAGACCCAGCCCTTGGTAATGGTGGTCTTGGACGACTTGCTGCATGTTTCCTGGATTCACTTGCGACCTTGCAGTATCCAGCTTATGGCTGTGGTATTCGTTATCACTATGGTATGTTCAAGCAGAAGATTAACGATGGTTATCAGGAGGAGGTTCCTGATGATTGGCTTCAGACACGTTATCCTTTCGAGCTTGAGCGTTCAGAGTATGAGTTCGAGGTTAAGTTTGGTGGTTGGGTTCGCTATGAGAATGGTGATGATGGCACCACCCGTTATATTCACGAGGGCTACAACTCAGTAATTGCCACACCTTATGATATGCCTATCACTGGCTTTGATAATGGTATGGTTAATACTCTTATGATCTGGGATGCCAAGCCAAAGGAGGTCTTCAGACTTGCTTCCTTCGAGCGTGGTGATTACAACAAGGCTGTTGAGGACATGAACCTTGCCCGCAACCTTACAGAGGTTCTTTATCCAAACGATAATCACGTTCAGGGCAAGGAGCTTCGTTTGAAGCAGCAGTACTTCTTTGTATCAGCATCTCTTCAGCGTGCTATCGCAAAGTATTTGCGTTATCACAACGACATCAAGAAGCTTCCTGAAAAGGTAGTTTTTCAGATGAATGATACTCATCCAACCCTCACGGTTGCTGAGCTCATGCGTCTTCTTATGGACGAGCATGGACTTGGCTGGGACGAGGCATGGGAGGTTACAACCCATTGCGTTGCTTATACCAATCATACAATTATGGCAGAGGCTTTGGAGAAGTGGCCTGAGGAAATCTTCAAGGGACTGCTTCCTAGAGTATTTATGATTGTTGAGGAAATCAACCGTCGTTTCTGCGAGGAGATTAGGGCTAAGTTCCCAGGTGATGAAGAAAGAGTTCACCGCATGGCAATACTTGCTGACGGTCAGGTTAAGATGGCTCATATGGCTATCTGCGCAAGCTATTCTGTAAATGGTGTTGCTGCACTTCATACAGAGATTTTGAAGAACGTTTCTCTTCATGATTTCTATGAAATGTATCCTGAGAAATTCAACAACAAGACCAACGGAATCACTCAGCGAAGATTCCTTATGCATGGTAATTACATGCTTTCTGATTGGGTTATCTCAAAGATTGGTCGTGGTTGGATTACAGATTTATCTCAGATGCAAAAGCTTGAAAGATACATTGATGACGATAAGTCCCTCAAGGAATTTATGGCCATCAAATATGAGAATAAAAAGCGTCTGGCAAAATATATTTGGGAGCATAATCATATCAATGTTGACCCATCGTCAATTTTTGATGTGCAGGTCAAGCGACTTCATGAGTACAAGCGTCAGCTTCTCAATATTTTGCACGTAATGTATCTGTACAATCAGATTAAAGAGCATCCAGAAATGGAGTTTATACCTACCACATTTATCTTCGGTGCAAAGGCTTCTGCTGGATATGAAAATGCAAAGCTTATCATAAAGCTTATCAACAACGTTGGCTCAGTAATTAACAATGATAAGTCAATCGACAATAAGCTGAAGGTTGTTTTCATCGAAGACTACAGAGTTTCCAATGCTGAGTGGATTTTTGCAGCTGCAGATGTTTCTGAGCAGATTTCTACAGCTTCAAAGGAAGCATCTGGTACTGGAAATATGAAGTTTATGCTTAACGGTGCAATCACAATTGGTACTATGGATGGTGCTAATGTGGAGATGTATCAGGAGCTTGGTGGCAAGGATATCTTCATCTTCGGTATGAGCTCAGATGAGGTTATTGCTCACGAGAAGAATCGTGATTACAACCCTGTGGACGAGATGAATAATAATCATCACATTCAGAAGGTGCTTTCACAGCTTGTAAATGGCTATTACAGCATCGAAAACCCAGAGCTGTTCAGGCCGATTTACAATTCACTTCTCAACACACAGTGCACAGACAGAGCAGACACCTACTTCGTTCTCAAGGATTTTGCTTCTTACTGTGAGGCACATGAGAAGATTCAGGAGGCATACAAGGACGAGAGAAAGTGGGCGCAGATGGCACTTTCCAATGTTGCTCACGTTGGCAAGTTCTCTTCTGACAGAACTATCCAGGAATATGTTGACGACATCTGGCACCTTGATAAGCTGGAGTTATAA
- a CDS encoding CPBP family intramembrane glutamic endopeptidase, whose translation MNQNREDKSKFIVWIFLPTIFAILVQSAIAVMALQFYIVDKMANYTSGSYTDFMKEVFEGYAGSDSVAMISILYAVVTIVVGFLVFRNKFREGQLSTLAGKSKNLGFTIAGMVIFTLAMQYVTIYLVNSLSAAFPSWLLEYQELMDSAGIDSEMSLLMILYAIILGPVCEELLFRGITFFAAKKVMPVYFAILVQAIMFGAFHMNKLQGVYAFVLGLGLGYIMYLYDNLLMTIAVHVAYNFVGTICSEILPAGGNSILTFFLCSLASLAAAYASILLLRNGAASVKDGEFFSDI comes from the coding sequence ATGAATCAAAATAGAGAAGACAAGAGCAAGTTTATTGTCTGGATTTTCCTTCCAACGATTTTTGCGATTCTTGTTCAGAGTGCAATTGCAGTAATGGCACTTCAGTTTTATATAGTCGATAAGATGGCAAATTACACCAGCGGTTCATACACTGATTTCATGAAAGAGGTGTTTGAGGGATACGCAGGCAGCGATTCAGTTGCAATGATTTCCATTTTATATGCTGTTGTCACAATTGTTGTTGGATTCTTAGTTTTTAGAAACAAGTTCAGGGAAGGGCAGCTTTCAACACTTGCTGGCAAGTCTAAGAATTTAGGCTTTACGATAGCAGGCATGGTGATTTTCACACTGGCTATGCAGTACGTGACAATCTATCTGGTGAATTCATTGTCGGCAGCTTTCCCATCGTGGCTTTTAGAGTATCAGGAGTTGATGGATTCCGCAGGAATTGATTCGGAAATGTCATTGTTGATGATTTTGTACGCAATAATCCTTGGACCTGTTTGTGAGGAATTGCTCTTTAGAGGAATTACATTCTTCGCAGCAAAGAAGGTTATGCCAGTTTACTTCGCAATTTTGGTTCAGGCTATTATGTTTGGAGCATTCCACATGAACAAGCTTCAGGGCGTATATGCATTTGTTCTCGGACTTGGACTTGGATACATCATGTATCTTTACGACAACCTATTGATGACAATTGCAGTTCACGTTGCTTACAATTTTGTGGGAACAATATGCTCAGAGATTTTGCCAGCAGGCGGAAATTCAATACTTACATTTTTCCTTTGTTCGTTGGCATCACTTGCAGCAGCATACGCATCGATACTTCTTTTAAGAAATGGTGCTGCATCTGTTAAGGATGGAGAGTTTTTCTCCGATATATAA
- a CDS encoding sensor histidine kinase: MSKELFKSLSLRKKMIIVFCLPTILLFMVNMTLYLGTSRMLDSLNEVYASNNSLNEINTALDNLHLATTGYLSTKTSDALEAYYIAEQSYVDSINALEDNQDENESRVLERNIKRMSNNYFVLCSKAVESKRGGNVEKYKYYYEKASRLYNYIGTNITRLNNQQFINNSKSYSTMMSALQTIEELNILTLIIIGIANLSFVVLIASTITEPLIKLASAANRVSNGDFEVSLPPVKNNDEVGVVTRAFNKMVVSLKDYITKLTESMETERKLKENELIMANHIKDAELKYLQSQINPHFLFNTLNAGAQLAMMEGADRTSEYMHNVANFFRYNIKKNKDVVTLKDEIELVDIYIYIINVRFAGEIQFEKNVDEALLDVKIPSMILQPIVENSINYGVRNIEWTKKISLSVYKLGDFICVSIKDNGIGMTAETITKILEGSYEGNPQKTDSNGVGLANCIERLNIFYERDDVLDIISEGENKGTETILYLPK; encoded by the coding sequence ATGAGTAAAGAATTATTCAAATCACTCTCCCTCAGAAAAAAGATGATTATCGTGTTCTGTTTGCCTACAATTCTGCTTTTTATGGTAAACATGACACTTTATCTTGGAACCAGCAGGATGTTAGACAGCTTGAACGAGGTCTACGCAAGCAATAATTCTTTGAACGAAATCAACACTGCCCTTGATAATCTCCACCTTGCGACCACAGGCTATCTTAGTACCAAAACCAGTGATGCTTTGGAGGCATACTATATCGCAGAGCAGTCTTACGTTGATTCAATTAATGCCCTGGAAGACAATCAGGACGAGAATGAAAGTAGGGTTTTAGAGCGAAACATCAAGCGAATGTCCAACAATTACTTCGTACTTTGCAGCAAGGCCGTTGAGAGCAAGCGTGGTGGAAATGTTGAGAAGTACAAGTATTATTACGAGAAGGCTTCACGCCTTTACAACTACATTGGCACTAACATTACAAGGCTTAATAATCAGCAGTTCATCAACAACTCAAAGTCCTACAGCACAATGATGTCAGCGTTGCAGACAATTGAAGAGCTGAATATTTTGACTCTGATTATCATTGGTATTGCAAACCTTTCCTTCGTAGTTTTGATTGCATCAACAATCACTGAGCCGCTTATTAAGCTGGCGTCTGCAGCCAACAGGGTTTCAAATGGTGATTTTGAGGTTTCACTTCCACCTGTTAAGAATAACGATGAGGTCGGTGTCGTAACCCGTGCCTTCAACAAGATGGTGGTTTCCCTTAAGGATTATATTACCAAGCTTACTGAGTCCATGGAGACAGAGCGCAAGCTAAAGGAAAACGAACTTATCATGGCTAACCACATCAAGGATGCGGAGCTGAAATATCTTCAGTCTCAGATTAATCCGCATTTCCTTTTCAATACCCTAAATGCTGGAGCGCAGCTTGCCATGATGGAGGGCGCAGATCGAACCTCAGAATATATGCATAATGTTGCCAACTTCTTCAGATACAACATCAAGAAAAATAAGGATGTTGTAACACTGAAGGATGAGATAGAGCTTGTTGATATTTACATCTATATCATCAATGTTCGTTTCGCTGGAGAAATCCAGTTTGAAAAGAATGTGGATGAGGCTCTTTTGGATGTGAAAATTCCTAGCATGATTCTCCAACCAATTGTGGAAAACAGCATTAACTATGGAGTCCGTAATATTGAGTGGACAAAAAAAATCTCTCTCTCAGTATACAAGCTGGGTGATTTTATCTGCGTAAGCATTAAGGACAATGGCATCGGTATGACTGCCGAGACCATCACCAAAATCCTTGAGGGTAGCTATGAAGGCAATCCACAGAAGACCGACTCCAACGGAGTAGGCCTTGCCAACTGCATCGAAAGATTGAACATTTTCTACGAGCGAGATGATGTTCTTGATATTATTTCAGAAGGAGAAAACAAGGGTACAGAAACAATTCTGTACTTGCCTAAATAA
- a CDS encoding response regulator, with protein sequence MYKVMLADDEGIVIDSLKFIIEKEYGSQCDIRVAKTGRQVIELAEEFQPDIAFMDIQMPGINGIDAMREIRRTNNHVVFIVMTAYDKFDYAKEAISLGVLDYLNKPVSRDKILEILQRAMRQIDGERTKRSDDLKVREKLEIVVPIIENGLIQDLLFKEYFQEDIDNYKTLLGIDSNYGYMACMVFGRELVGNYMTNAVAASIQAQKSYKEIHTITDDYIKGIMGNVMSNKIPILIPCDSDTLSYNERNAIVESARALCRKLAERFDMDFRVGFGSVKPLERMSESYEEANSVLISNTSHVAHVDDMPVACQYESNYPMEMEKRLFDEITLGNVNESSSIAQNFFEWMEETYGSDTESIRLKCLEFVLWAEHLAYEKTGRMYEFQSRANYLSELMSLGGLSDMKVWFMNKIKSAAFWVSNKHEEQSMSAVNKAKQYIDENYMKELTLDDVSRVVNISSYYFSKVFKEETGENFIDYLTKLRIEAAKKLLKTTNKSMKEISAEVGYSDPNYFSRNFKKYTGKTPTDYAKG encoded by the coding sequence ATGTATAAAGTTATGTTAGCCGATGATGAGGGCATTGTTATTGACTCCCTCAAATTCATCATAGAAAAAGAATATGGTAGCCAGTGCGACATCCGTGTTGCCAAAACTGGTCGCCAGGTCATAGAGTTAGCAGAGGAATTCCAGCCAGATATTGCATTTATGGATATTCAGATGCCAGGCATAAATGGTATCGATGCCATGCGTGAAATCCGTCGCACCAACAATCATGTTGTTTTCATTGTAATGACAGCCTATGACAAGTTTGATTATGCCAAGGAGGCAATCTCGCTTGGTGTTCTTGATTATTTGAACAAACCTGTGAGCCGTGACAAAATCCTTGAGATTCTCCAGCGGGCAATGCGCCAGATTGATGGTGAGCGTACAAAGCGAAGCGATGATTTGAAGGTTCGTGAGAAGCTGGAGATTGTGGTTCCTATTATTGAAAATGGACTTATTCAGGATTTGCTTTTCAAGGAATACTTCCAGGAGGATATCGATAATTATAAGACTCTTCTTGGAATTGACTCCAACTATGGCTATATGGCCTGCATGGTATTTGGACGTGAGCTGGTGGGCAACTACATGACAAATGCTGTTGCCGCATCAATCCAGGCTCAGAAATCCTACAAGGAAATCCACACTATCACCGACGATTATATAAAGGGAATCATGGGAAATGTTATGTCTAACAAAATTCCAATTTTGATTCCGTGTGATAGTGACACGCTTTCCTATAACGAGAGAAATGCAATCGTAGAAAGTGCCCGAGCACTTTGTCGAAAGCTGGCTGAGCGATTTGATATGGATTTCAGAGTTGGCTTTGGTTCTGTAAAGCCACTTGAGAGAATGAGCGAATCCTACGAGGAGGCAAACTCAGTGTTGATATCTAACACCAGCCATGTTGCTCATGTGGATGACATGCCTGTGGCTTGTCAGTATGAGTCCAACTATCCTATGGAAATGGAAAAGCGCCTCTTTGATGAAATCACTCTTGGTAATGTTAACGAGTCATCATCCATCGCGCAGAATTTCTTCGAATGGATGGAGGAGACCTACGGCAGTGATACAGAGAGTATTCGTTTGAAGTGCTTGGAGTTTGTTTTGTGGGCGGAGCATCTTGCCTATGAAAAGACAGGAAGAATGTACGAGTTCCAGAGCCGAGCCAATTATCTTTCAGAGCTCATGAGTTTGGGTGGGCTTTCAGATATGAAGGTCTGGTTCATGAACAAGATTAAGTCTGCGGCTTTCTGGGTTTCAAATAAGCACGAGGAGCAATCCATGAGTGCTGTCAACAAAGCAAAGCAGTACATTGATGAGAATTATATGAAGGAGCTTACGTTGGATGATGTTTCTCGGGTGGTTAATATCAGCTCCTACTATTTTTCAAAGGTGTTTAAGGAGGAGACGGGAGAGAACTTCATTGATTATCTTACAAAGCTTCGAATCGAGGCGGCAAAGAAGCTATTGAAGACTACAAACAAGTCCATGAAGGAGATTTCGGCAGAGGTTGGTTACTCTGATCCGAACTATTTCTCACGTAACTTCAAGAAATATACGGGGAAGACACCTACTGACTACGCGAAGGGCTGA